The nucleotide window TTCTAAGGCTTGCTATCTTCTACTTGTTTTTCCAAACTGTTAAATGTTTAAAGGTTCTCCAGGGACTTGGTTTGCTCTCTCCTTCACAAGAGGCTGAGGGTGCAACTTTGCATACGCATAATGAGGAGGGAGTTGACTAGCAGGCAATCTTGTTTTCGCAACAAAATTGAGAAAGCTTAGTTTTTATTTTTCGTGGCAAGGTATTGCATTGTTAATACCAACAAAAGGCTCCAACTACCAGAGTGGGGTGTCCAAACCCAGGCAAGCAAAGGTTACGTGTGTAAAGGAGATTTGAACAAGCTGCCCTGAAGAAAGGCCTAGTGACGAgatgagagacagaaagacagagacagacagatgcaTTGTTTGGATATGTTTAGCCAGTGCCCTTCTTCCCAGTGAGCCCCAGAGGCTCCGAGCGGTACTGGCTTATTAAAGGGAAAGGCCTTCATTTCTTCGTTTATCCCCCCAGCAGCGCTGGAGAGCGAGGTGGCTTCAATAAGCCTGGTGGTAAGTTTTTGAGCATTACAATGGGATAGTGTTAAAAAAATGCAGCCAGAAAATAAAAACCATAAATATTTGTTTTCATAAGTGGTTAAAATGCCATACAACATGACTTTTAATGGGTACTGCCGGCAATGCCTAGGGGTCTATGAGGTTTTAACCTATGGTTACAGAACAAAGGGTGATGAGTTTTTGAGACAAACTACTTCTGTAATTTGGGGAAGGAATCACTTTAAGAGGCTTTGGATTTTTATAAAATAACGTTGGAAAAACGTGCACTGATTGGCCCAAGAAAGCCCCTTTAACCAAGTGTAATATCAGGTCATGGTTTTAAAAGGCTGCTAAAAATAGCAAGCTGATCCCAGCAACAAATAAAGGGTATGCATTGCAAGTTTTTTTGCAGTGCAGGTCAATTTGAGTTTTAACACATGCCATCAAATGGCGGTTGTAAATaggtagctgtgtgtgtgttggtaaCATAGGCTGCAAGGCGTGCACTAACAAtgccttctgtgatttttttccctgggGCGGCAGGACACATGGATGAAGGACCAGATCTTGATTTAGGTAAATTGCTACAACTGTGGGAAAGGGCTCTCCATCTCCACTCTTTGCAGCCAATGCTCCAGTTTGCTTAGATGACTCCTTGCTTGTAATcaaatgctgcttttaaaaaaatttggcaTTTTTGTAAGGCCAGCACTGTAGAAGCACCATGTCAGACACTAAAGTTCATACGGAATATCTTTGCCTATTTTCAGTGCCTGTTTCTCATACCGCGTTTGGTGTTATTCAGGAAGGTCTTGAACTTCTTGGCATGGCTTTTTTGGAGTAGGGTACAGGTGTTTACAGTGGGTTTGTGTGGGGAAGAAGATGCCCTTACATTCTTGTTGTGTTTACTGGTTGATCTGTTGCAAATAGAGCTGACCTGCAACTCAGAAGTGCTCCTTTTTGTCTGAATGCTCTTGGGCACTGCCATATCATAAGTTTCTCCCCACCTCTCGCTGCTTCTTCCCCCAACTTTGGTGATTCAAAGACTTCTAAGAGTTTAGCTGGGATCTCTTTCATAGAAGTGCAGAATACCTTCTGGGAAGGTGGGAAAATAGTCTGCTAGATAACTAAGGGTGGAGCTGGATTCTGTGTCCTAAGGGCAGTTGGTTTCATGAGGATATTCCTGTGGTAACAGTTCTGTTGACAAATTTTATATCCACAGGCCCACCTTTAGACCTAGATGATGATGCTGACAACAGTTCAGTGTATGTTCAGGGGTTGACTGACAATGTGACTCTGGAGGACCTAACAGATTTCTTCAAACAATGTGGCGCTGTCAAGGTGGGTGGCAGCATGGCCTGTAGGCTGTTTGGTTAAGATGGTACCCTCTTCTGTGCTCCTAAGGAGAACTGGTTGAAATACAGCAGTTATTTGTATTTTTACTTAGCAGCTGTTCCATGCGTCATTCATCATCCCAGGACTACCTTCCATTGAGGAATTTGAAAGCCACGTGAGTGGTTGTGAGCTCCATGCTAGCAATAAAGGGCGACATGAAATATTTAGGCAATTCAGTTCTATCTTACCATAAACTTGATCTTTGTGTGTTGTGATCTTGAGTTTAGTTTTCCAGCTTAATTCAACAGACTTCATAAACGTTGGAGTGTGTGGAGGAAGGGGTGACTGACTTGATTTGTTAGTGTTCAACCCCATCAGtcctgtgtgtttgtgtttataaCGCAGATGAACAAAAGAAATGGACAGCCCATGATAACAATCTACCTTGACAAGGATACAGGAAAGCCAAAAGGAGATGCTACTGTGTGTTATGATGACCCACCCACTGCCAAAGCAGCTATAGAATGGCTTGATGGTGAGTGTATTAAACTGAGGTCGAGATACCAGAGGATTCAGGTTGCAAATACCTAAATGCATATTTATGCCATATGGGTATAAGCTTTGTTGCATATGGGTGGTCTTGGGGTGAGGGGTTTGATTCTACAGGAACACAAACAGTGCAGAATGGTGGGGATTTATATGAATGCCGTTGTGGCTAGTATTGGCAATGCCAGCTGAAATCTCAGATGCTAGTGGCTGGAGGGCAAGATATCAGAATCTTTGCCCCTTCTGTGGAAAACCAAAATATTTTAATTGCTCTGATTGTTTCACTTTAGTGGTTCATAGTTCCCTCTGTTGACTCTTCAGCCTGTAAACACTAAAGTCAATTTTTCCATTAATGAAATTGATACGTTGTCTTGGATAAAGGTAGATGCCATTTAAATCCTTCCCCTTGCTGGAGGCTTTTATCATAAAGTTTCTGCTTTTTGTCTTCCCAGGGAAGGATTTCCAGGGGAGCAAACTTAAAGTCTCTCTTGCTCGGAAGAAGATGCCACTGAACAGCATGAGAGGAGGAATGCCTCCTCGTGAGCCACGAGGCCTGCCTCCCCCTCTCCGTGGAGGTAACCATTGGGATATAATGTTCCTTGACTTGAAAACGTTGGCTGTTGACCAGGAGCCCTTCTTGTGTACACGGAATAACTAAGCTCATTCTTTCAGGTCCAGGAGTTCCTGGTGGGCCTGGTGGTCCAATGGGCCGCATGGGAGGCAGAGGTGGTGATAGAGGAGGTGGTTTTGCACCAAGAGGACCACGAGGATCAAGAGGAAACCCTTCCGGTGGAGGAAATGTCCAACACCGAGCAGGAGACTGGCAGTGCCCCAATCCGTAAGTCGCACATCTAGTTTTCATCTATTGCATTTGTGCACCAGTTGCTTTGGACAAGCAGTTCGCTTTGGACTTTGTGACTTTGGACAAGCAGTTCTCTTGTGTTCAAACTCAGCAGAGCCCCAAAATCCATCAAGGGCATTTGTTTACCGTGAGGGAATATAATCTAGGTAGCAACATTTTGTCGTCAAGGTTTTTTTGTTGTCAAGTTTTCATTGTCAGGCGCCCTGCTTGCCTCTCACCCCATCTTTCAGTATACTCTGTCAACTCATCCAGAGGTTAGTTCCCTGCCTTGCACGCATGTATATCCTCAGGACTCATTTGTTGTAGTGGAAGGCGTTGGCAGCAGTATTTCTTTCAGCTTGTCCCTAGCCACTTGCATGAAGATGTTCTCAACAGTAGCCACTATGCAAGTGGAAAGAGCCGAGTTTTCAGATACCTATAGCCAGGCATGCTTTTGTCATCAATGCTGGTAATGAGACTATGCCTGTCTTTTGCCTTTTTGTGCTGGCTTTTGTGCGTTCGATTCAGCCACCTGCTTGGCATCTACCTTCACTGACTGCTGGTTCTTTTTAGGGGCTGTGGGAACCAGAACTTTGCCTGGAGAACAGAATGCAACCAGTGCAAGGCTCCTAAACCAGAAGgctttctccccccaccttttccccctccaGGTATGTTCCTATTGTCAGTGAGCTGGGGTGGGAGTTGGAATATTTGACACTGATCTCTGCTTATGTGATGTTCACAAGGTCCTGGATTCTTGCTTGGAAAACCGCTGCCACTTAGAGGGCTCATTTACGGGACAAATTATAGTGGTAAGGGAATTGCACAGGTGGTATATTTTTCCTTCGTTCGTGTATACGCTTCTGGAAGTATAAATGGGCAGGTGAGTCTGCCCTATGTGCAGTAATAAGATTACCAATGTTGATGATTGGAAGTACTGACCATGGACATGTTCTCTTGCAGGAATTTATACTGGAGGTGGGGTAACCAACTTACATTTGGTGAATGTGATGCTGTTCTCAGGGCAGGCTCCAGATTTTTGTGGTCCTTCCTGGGCAAGGCATGCACCTATATAACTGTCTGGGGTGGGAGGTGTGTCTGAGAAGTTGAGGAGAAGTAGTATGCCCAAACTTGGTAGTCTTCAGGATTAGGATCCTCAGTTTGTGTGGGGCCTGACCATATGTGAAGTAGGATGTATGACTGTTGCCCTAGTCTAACTCCCATGCACAATGAATGTCTTCCTAAGACCATTTGTGATACTTAGATGGCAGCATTAGGAGTGAGCTCCTGAACCAGGGGCTTTGCATTCACCTGTGCTGTCATTGGCAACTACTAGAGCCCAGGCTTGTTGGTGATGTGCATCCCTCTCACATGTTGTTTGTTCTGGCAAGCACATGATATTCTCTCTGCAAACAATGTCTACATAAGCCATATATGAGGATCTGTGGATGGGATTGGAAACAAACATTTACAAGGAGCAAAATTCTCCTACTTCCCCTACCCCATTACCTACTCTTCCCTAGCTCCAATCCCACTCACCCATCCAAAGCAGTTTGGGAAGGCTGGCAAGGTGCTGCAGTGATTGCAGGTGAGGAACTTGTTAATTGCATGTTTGTCATTGTCCCATTGTCAGAGCGGCTCACATAAAAAACCACTTAAGAAAATTCAAAACTGAATTGAAAGAAGGCCTTGAAATATCACATCTTCCACTAAAATGACAGCATAGTATTAGCACTGTCTGGCTTGCCTGGAGGGTGGCTGTTATAGTCAAGTGGGAATTCACCCTGTAGTTGTGAGATCTTAGGGCACCAGTATAGACCTTGGCAAGCAGGCTTGCTAGATGCAGTAGCAGACAGGTCTCAAGGTCTtggcttgggtgtgtgtgtgtttgtggactGCTCTGTTGAGAGTTTCATATATTCGGTTGTTAGTGCAACTCTGCAAAATCTTTCAGGGTGTACTTTATCTGGCATCAGATGGTGCAGTCTGATAGCCCACTGTATAGGTGCTTTGTATCCCATTTCAGTCTCTTTGCAAGACATCTTGGTCTCGATATGTTAACTTTAGGAATTGCTGGGTCCTCACTGTTGAAAGGAGTAAGCTCAAGCAGAGTAAAGATGGCTGCTTGAAATGTCAGGGCAAGGTGCAGTGTGTCTGATTGCTGCTGTGCCACAGAATGTTACCTATCCACCCTGCGTGTTACAAGGGCCCATGATTGTGTTTCAAGACTCCCTCAAGGACGAGTTAAGCAGATTGGTCCCTTCACCCTGTTATTACAGCCTGCCAATTCATGCCTTTCCACCTCAAGCTTGTGCCCAGAGGTGGCTGCACATCTTTGTGTTAGGGCTTATTTAGCAGTAGGTCCACATACAGAGTCATACTGACCATTCAGGCATTTGACCCACAAGTTGGCCTCTGTTAAACATAGATTCAGTCCAGTTAGTTACTTCTGTTTCACAAACCCTTTATATACTTTGAGTGCCTGATTTGGAGGTACAGGGAGGAGCAAAGTGCAAGAAGCATTGCTTTTAATGTTCATACTACTGTTTCCGTAGTACTACTGATAATTTGTGAAGGGCTCCTTACCCATTCTTAGTACTTCTTCCAGCCAAGGGAATGATTGGTCCCCAGGAGCCATTCCTTCTGCAGTTGCTTTTATTAGGAGCAATTAAAAGCTACAagagatttgggcgggggggtgtGTCAGTCTGAAATATTCTCCCTCTTGGATCTTCCTTGCGGAGCTGGATGTAAGCAATACAGAAGTCGGGCATTCTGGTACTTGATGTTTACTTTGCAGCTGTGTCCATTGCCACTGCTCCCTGTCGTGGGATGAAGGAACAGATGTCCTATTTCTTAAGGTGGTAGGCTCCTGACCTGCTTCACCACTTTTGGCTCCAGTTTGGCTGGAACCCTATAACGGAGTTGTGCAGCACTTTGGGGCAGGTCTTTAGCAGCCTGTCTGGTGTTGCCACCCTATTAGCGACCCTTTGCTCGAATGAATGATGCTGTTTTTCTGCATTAGGTGGTGACCGTGGCAGGGGTGGCCCTGGTGGAATGAGAGGAGGTCGAGGAGGCCTCATGGATCGTGGTGGCCCTGGAGGAATGTTCAGAGGTGGCCGTGGTGGAGACAGAGGTGGCTTCAGAGGTGGTCGGGGCATGGATCGAGGTGGCTTTGGAGGGGGCCGCCGAGGAGGACCTGGGGGCCCACCTGGACCTCTTATGGAACAAATGGGAGGCAGAGGCGGCAGACGCGGAGGACCAGGAAAAATGGACAAGTATGATTGGGGGCAGTAATAATGTGACATAGCATGGATATGTGTATTGTAGCTGTTTacaggaagggggagaaggaaaaaggaTACCCAAAGTTCtgggagggagggtgtctgtggtggTTGGCTGTCATTTCCCTTTCCCACTAGGCTGTCTTGCTGAAATGCCTTCCCAGAACAATTAGCTGAGCACgaccttgcttccttctctttgcAGGGGAGAGCATCGCCAGGAGCGCAGAGACAGGCCCTACTAGTGGCAGCcgacccccttctccctgcagGACTGCATTTACTaccagatttattttttaaaccagaaaatgttttaaatttataaTTCCATATTTATAATGTTGACCACAACATTATGATTATTCCTTGTCTGTACTTAGTATTTTTCACCATTTGTGGAGAAACATTAAAACAAAGTTAAATGGTAGTGTGCTgagttattctttttcttttcctttttttaaatggtTGTTTAACTAAAAACCAATGAGAAACTGTTGTTGTGAGCATGCTCAGTAAATTGTGGGAGAACAGGAGGAGGGAAACTAACTGTAACACTGTTAATGGTTGtgatgttttttaaataaaattacaaatGTTTATAAATGCAGCACCTCTTAGCATGTGTTCAGCTGCACTCCCATTGGAGTTGCTCTTGCGTCCTTCAGGCACTCATGCTATGTGGAGATCATCTGGGTTTTCCAAGCAGCTGTGTGTAACTCTGTAGCTTGCAAAGTTCTGGGGCACTGTGAATGTAGGAGGCTCAGAATAGGCTGTGAAGCATACCTGGTCAGGTACAGTCTGCATCCACAGGATGAATTGTAGAACATATTCTTTGGTTTGGAAGCGAGACCTGTTCCAACAATGTCATTTGCCACTGTCTCCTGGCTATAAATAAAATCACATTGCTGGGCACACTAATGACTAAACTTTCATTAGGGGGTTCATTCTTCATTTGGTGGCTTGGAACCATGCCTGTCATATTACTTCAAAGCTGGATGCAGCATTCAAAGGTCCTTCAGAAGTTCAGGTGCCAAACAGGGCTTCAGCTGCAAATATTCAAATGATTTTATTTGATTTTGCAGCAGTAGCAGTTGTAGAACCTTTGTATGAAGCTTCTAGACAGCAAATGGACACAAACCATAAAGTAGTCATTTGCTTAGGTCCTGTAACAGTGGTAGTTGTGATCTGGCCCCAAGATACGGTGCCTGGAGAGAGGGCAAGGAGCAGATACCATAGAatctgtcctccaaagctgctgtgtccTCCAGAaaaactgatctgtgtagtctggagatcatttataattccaggagaactgcagGCCCAAGCTGAAGGTTTGTACCCCAGCTGCAAAGCAGTTCTGTGATCCCACCAGGTTCTTAATCCAGGCATAAGAAATACGTTCCGTTCCTTTTCATTTAAAGGGAATTAGTGGAATCTTGTTTGTTTCAAGAAACTTGCTGGTTGATGACCTGGTCTTTTATGAGTACATGTACTCCACATTAAATTTGGTCTAGAAAGCAGTGGCTCTCCAACAATTGATAGCGCCTGACTTCATAcaaattgttagtctttaataTACTACTGGGCCACTTCTTCACTTTACTGTAACAAGTgtagcatggctacccatctggaattagtATTCAAATACCACTTAATAAAACAGGACTTGACAGCCCTTCATCCTTGCAGCTACTGTATTAGGGTAGCCAGTCCACCCAGTATGTTCCCTGCTTGGAGTAAAAGGTTGAGCACAGTTCTACAAATTCCAGTGTTTTGGTATGTTCATTTCCTGGTTTCTGTGGCTAATAATGTCATGGGTGATCTCTCCCTGTGTTTGTCAAGGCAAAATGGCCATGCTCCATTATCCTTGAGTGCAATTAAGAGCACATGCCTATTGGTGGATTCTTAACTCCTTTCTTCTTGGGGCAAGGACTGTGGTGGTGCAAAGGGCAATCGCTTGTATCAGTTTATCTCCCTTAAGTTAAGAACCCAAAATAGCAACTGGACATCTTGTTTCCTATAGAAGTAAAAAATGTGGCAAAATCAACCCCCCATTGTGGGCAAGTTAGtggaattctttaaaaaaattaagcatgTTGATGCTAAAGGTAGGGGAGCTGTGTGTAGTCCTGCCATTACATAGCAGGTATTCCAAACCACTATTTGTAGATACCAGttgaagaaataacattttgtcTTCATTAAAGGCAGTCAGCTGCTCACTAAAATTGCCTCAACAAAATTTCATTGAATGTTGATAGGTTTCCTTTTACCTCTAATTTTAAGTTATGGGCAGGCCTTGAGCCTTTGCGGCCACTAGATGTCAGTCTACCAGTAAaaaatacagaggagttagccatgttagtctgtagtagcaaaatcaaaaagagtccagtagcaccttagtcttaaaggtgctactggactctttttgagtaaaAAATACAGATTTCATTTGCAAATTTCAATGCAGTTAAATCTTTAAATGTGGAGGCTTGAGGTTTTCCCTTCCAGAGTTTTGCATTTAAACAATGTCCCTGTTTCTCCAAGAGTTCACAGAGgagtgtgagaaaggaaggatatTTTCTTCCTTTGGCTCGGTCTTCTTTCACATGACTTAATCTGGCTTGGCACTTGTGTTCGTCATGGGCTGATTGGATGTGACACAATCTTTAATTCTGTTGGGGGAAATCCTGCCATGTCTCTCTATGCTACCCAGATGCCTACCCAGGAATAATTCTGGAAAATCCACTTGAGCTCCTGTGGAACATTCAGCATTGGCCAAGGACCTTCACTGTCTCTGAAGCAAAAAATAAATGCCGTATGTGGAAGGCTCATAGAAAAGAATGCAAATGCATCCTCTGATCTAAATGTAGCACAATGTGATCAACAAAAGATCTTAAGTTCCATTATTGCCCAGTTGGGCAATTTTAATTATGAAAGTTTTGTTCCTGTTATTGAAATGAGCAGCTtcttccaaaatatttttttcattggGAATTAGGCAAGCTTTCAAGACAAACTTATTAAAGCTTTTATAATTCTTGTGCTTTTCTGCTGGCTGTGGCTTTTCTCAtatgtgcacacatacacacacacacacacacacacacacagccctccaATAAATAAACCCCCCCAAAGTACAAGCATCTGAGTAGTGGCTGCATTTGTGTGTCACC belongs to Eublepharis macularius isolate TG4126 chromosome 13, MPM_Emac_v1.0, whole genome shotgun sequence and includes:
- the EWSR1 gene encoding RNA-binding protein EWS isoform X3, yielding MASTDYSTYSQAAAQQGYTAYAAQPTQGYAQTTQAYGQQSYGTYGQPTDASYTQAQTTATYGQTAYASSYGQPPTGYTAPTAPQAYSQPVQGYGTAAYDATTATVTTTQASYAAPSAYGTQPAYPTYGQQPATSAPARPQDGSKPAETSQPQSSTTGYSQPSLGYGQSNYSYQVPGSYPMQPVTAPPSYPPTSYSSSQPSSYDQSSYSQQSSYGQQSGYGQQSTYGQQSSYGQQPPTSYPPPTGSYSQTPSQYSQQSSSYGQQSSFRQDHPSSMGVYGQDSGGFSGPGESRSMSGPDNRGRSRGGFDRGGVSRGGRGGGGRGGMGSAGERGGFNKPGGHMDEGPDLDLGPPLDLDDDADNSSVYVQGLTDNVTLEDLTDFFKQCGAVKMNKRNGQPMITIYLDKDTGKPKGDATVCYDDPPTAKAAIEWLDGKDFQGSKLKVSLARKKMPLNSMRGGMPPREPRGLPPPLRGGPGVPGGPGGPMGRMGGRGGDRGGGFAPRGPRGSRGNPSGGGNVQHRAGDWQCPNPGCGNQNFAWRTECNQCKAPKPEGFLPPPFPPPGGDRGRGGPGGMRGGRGGLMDRGGPGGMFRGGRGGDRGGFRGGRGMDRGGFGGGRRGGPGGPPGPLMEQMGGRGGRRGGPGKMDKGEHRQERRDRPY
- the EWSR1 gene encoding RNA-binding protein EWS isoform X1, which codes for MASTDYSTYSQAAAQQGYTAYAAQPTQGYAQTTQAYGQQSYGTYGQPTDASYTQAQTTATYGQTAYASSYGQPPTGYTAPTAPQAYSQPVQGYGTAAYDATTATVTTTQASYAAPSAYGTQPAYPTYGQQPATSAPARPQDGSKPAETSQPQSSTTGYSQPSLGYGQSNYSYQVPGSYPMQPVTAPPSYPPTSYSSSQPSSYDQSSYSQQSSYGQQSGYGQQSTYGQQSSYGQQPPTSYPPPTGSYSQTPSQYSQQSSSYGQQSSFRQDHPSSMGVYGQDSGGFSGPGESRSMSGPDNRGRSRGGFDRGGVSRGGRGGGGRGGMGSAGERGGFNKPGGHMDEGPDLDLGPPLDLDDDADNSSVYVQGLTDNVTLEDLTDFFKQCGAVKMNKRNGQPMITIYLDKDTGKPKGDATVCYDDPPTAKAAIEWLDGKDFQGSKLKVSLARKKMPLNSMRGGMPPREPRGLPPPLRGGPGVPGGPGGPMGRMGGRGGDRGGGFAPRGPRGSRGNPSGGGNVQHRAGDWQCPNPGCGNQNFAWRTECNQCKAPKPEGFLPPPFPPPGPGFLLGKPLPLRGLIYGTNYSGGDRGRGGPGGMRGGRGGLMDRGGPGGMFRGGRGGDRGGFRGGRGMDRGGFGGGRRGGPGGPPGPLMEQMGGRGGRRGGPGKMDKGEHRQERRDRPY
- the EWSR1 gene encoding RNA-binding protein EWS isoform X2, coding for MASTDYSTYSQAAAQQGYTAYAAQPTQGYAQTTQAYGQQSYGTYGQPTDASYTQAQTTATYGQTAYASSYGQPPTGYTAPTAPQAYSQPVQGYGTAAYDATTATVTTTQASYAAPSAYGTQPAYPTYGQQPATSAPARPQDGSKPAETSQPQSSTTGYSQPSLGYGQSNYSYQVPGSYPMQPVTAPPSYPPTSYSSSQPSSYDQSSYSQQSSYGQQSGYGQQSTYGQQSSYGQQPPTSYPPPTGSYSQTPSQYSQQSSSYGQQSSFRQDHPSSMGVYGQDSGGFSGPGESRSMSGPDNRGRSRGGFDRGGVSRGGRGGGGRGGMGAGERGGFNKPGGHMDEGPDLDLGPPLDLDDDADNSSVYVQGLTDNVTLEDLTDFFKQCGAVKMNKRNGQPMITIYLDKDTGKPKGDATVCYDDPPTAKAAIEWLDGKDFQGSKLKVSLARKKMPLNSMRGGMPPREPRGLPPPLRGGPGVPGGPGGPMGRMGGRGGDRGGGFAPRGPRGSRGNPSGGGNVQHRAGDWQCPNPGCGNQNFAWRTECNQCKAPKPEGFLPPPFPPPGPGFLLGKPLPLRGLIYGTNYSGGDRGRGGPGGMRGGRGGLMDRGGPGGMFRGGRGGDRGGFRGGRGMDRGGFGGGRRGGPGGPPGPLMEQMGGRGGRRGGPGKMDKGEHRQERRDRPY
- the EWSR1 gene encoding RNA-binding protein EWS isoform X4; this translates as MASTDYSTYSQAAAQQGYTAYAAQPTQGYAQTTQAYGQQSYGTYGQPTDASYTQAQTTATYGQTAYASSYGQPPTGYTAPTAPQAYSQPVQGYGTAAYDATTATVTTTQASYAAPSAYGTQPAYPTYGQQPATSAPARPQDGSKPAETSQPQSSTTGYSQPSLGYGQSNYSYQVPGSYPMQPVTAPPSYPPTSYSSSQPSSYDQSSYSQQSSYGQQSGYGQQSTYGQQSSYGQQPPTSYPPPTGSYSQTPSQYSQQSSSYGQQSSFRQDHPSSMGVYGQDSGGFSGPGESRSMSGPDNRGRSRGGFDRGGVSRGGRGGGGRGGMGAGERGGFNKPGGHMDEGPDLDLGPPLDLDDDADNSSVYVQGLTDNVTLEDLTDFFKQCGAVKMNKRNGQPMITIYLDKDTGKPKGDATVCYDDPPTAKAAIEWLDGKDFQGSKLKVSLARKKMPLNSMRGGMPPREPRGLPPPLRGGPGVPGGPGGPMGRMGGRGGDRGGGFAPRGPRGSRGNPSGGGNVQHRAGDWQCPNPGCGNQNFAWRTECNQCKAPKPEGFLPPPFPPPGGDRGRGGPGGMRGGRGGLMDRGGPGGMFRGGRGGDRGGFRGGRGMDRGGFGGGRRGGPGGPPGPLMEQMGGRGGRRGGPGKMDKGEHRQERRDRPY